One window of Schistocerca cancellata isolate TAMUIC-IGC-003103 chromosome 9, iqSchCanc2.1, whole genome shotgun sequence genomic DNA carries:
- the LOC126101086 gene encoding uncharacterized protein LOC126101086 translates to MPQWVEDQRDINEAGRNSDCVRGTISAVHCAAGNGCGKPASLKRCPVRHAASVKVSLIAIREATADAVPGAAAAQHCPVHGSLKNKLPLFMQAGQPQPHFLHWTGTTASPPPPPFHPH, encoded by the exons ATGCCACAGTGGGTGGAGGATCAGAGAGATATCAATGAGGCAGGGCGaaatag CGACTGTGTCAGAGGAACAATTTCCGCAGTACACTGTGCAGCGGGTAATGGGTGCGGAAAGCCTGCTTCACTGAAGCGGTGTCCAGTGAGGCATGCCGCGTCGGTAAAGGTGTCGCTAATCGCCATCCGAGAAGCCACCGCCGATGCCGTCCCCGGTGCCGCCGCCGCTCAGCACTGCCCTGTCCACGGATCGTTGAAGAACAAGCTCCCACTCTTCATGCAAGCGGGTCAGCCACAGCCACACTTCCTGCACTGGACTGGTACCacagcatctcctcctcctccaccttttcATCCTCACTGA